A single genomic interval of Tursiops truncatus isolate mTurTru1 chromosome 1, mTurTru1.mat.Y, whole genome shotgun sequence harbors:
- the RGSL1 gene encoding LOW QUALITY PROTEIN: regulator of G-protein signaling protein-like (The sequence of the model RefSeq protein was modified relative to this genomic sequence to represent the inferred CDS: substituted 1 base at 1 genomic stop codon) — MIGSTNLIFLLEDETFADFFNTFLSLLVFGQTPFYTLENSXWSLWPEIPHDLIAKYKGLLTWLEKYRLPFFCKTNLWFHYILCQEFISFVQSPEGGKPVGCDTKTFGKIQKPHHSTSFSSFIFLSRGPSELSVWHPNQSTIRREILSHKEKVALFKLQSYWLPNFYTHAKTIMAKEESCQALMQEYETRLYSICYTHVGGLPLSMSIKKGHHPQKRYSSGKAKRKMWQLTDQGSWSLEVNTNPDTNTLLPQELFPQGKLVIQMPSPKETSLKVRIISFQEEDILCAKKSNVKNKAKSHLHMEGLFETSFFTHLRTVTPIINYSPHMTIKKAMEQNLSLGYTHWALCADACAGSPFRDHLKKQNLKVGVQLLDLWQDLHDFLSVLMSNRKTGKAIFWHMLGNRICELYLNEQIGLRLPLKSQTIKGLKELLPSGDVNLWIPRAQKEICNVGHASQKWVGIWKIRSRLTKNPIWSSILANLMI, encoded by the exons GTCTTTGGTCAGACACCATTTTACACTCTTGAAAATTCATAGTGGAGCTTGTGGCCAGAAATACCCCATGACTTG ATTGCAAAGTACAAAGGATTATTGACCTGGTTGGAAAAATACCGGTTACCTTTCTTCTGTAAAACCAACTTGTGGTTCCATTACATTCTCTGTCAGGAGTTCATCAGTTTCGTTCAGTCCCCAGAAGGAGGTAAGCCCGTGGGGTGT GACacaaaaacatttggaaaaattcaAAAACCTCACCATTCCACATCATTTTcatcctttatctttctttccagaGGCCCTTCTGAACTTTCCGTCTGGCATCCCAACCAGTCAACCATCAGGAGGGAAATCCTGAGTCACAAGGAAAAAGTGGCTCTGTTCAAACTCCAGAGCTACTGGCTCCCAAACTTTTATACCCACGCTAAGACGATCATGGCCAAGGAGGAATCGTGCCAGGCTCTGATGCAGGAATACGAGACTCGCCTGTACAGTATCTGCTATACCCACGTAGGAGGGCTCCCTCTGAGTATGAGCATCAAGAAGGGGCACCACCCCCAGAAGCGGTACTCGAGCGGGAAGGCCAAGAGGAAGATGTGGCAGTTGACAGACCAGGGATCTTGGTCTCTGGAAGTGAATACCAACCCAGATACCAACACTTTGCTCCCCCAGGAGCTGTTTCCTCAAGGCAAGTTGGTTATACAAATGCCGTCCCCGAAAGAGACCTCTTTAAAGGTGAGAATTATCAGTTTCCAGGAAGAGGATATTCTCTGTGCCAAGAAGTCCAATGTGAAGAACAAAGCCAAGAGCCACCTCCACATGGAGGGCCTCTTTGAGACATCATTCTTTACCCACCTGAGGACTGTCACCCCCATCATCAATTACTCCCCCCACATGACAATTAAGAAGGCCATGGAGCAAAACCTCTCCTTGGGGTACACCCACTGGGCCTTGTGTGCTGATGCCTGTGCAGGGAGTCCCTTCCGGGACCACCTGAAGAAGCAAAATTTGAAAGTGGGGGTCCAACTCCTGGACCTCTGGCAGGACCTGCACGATTTCCTCAGTGTCCTGATGAGTAACAGGAAGACTGGGAAAGCCATCTTTTGGCACATGCTGGGCAACCGGATCTGTGAGCTCTACCTGAATGAGCAGATTGGTCTACGCCTACCACTAAAATCCCAAACCATCAAAGGCCTGAAGGAGCTGCTGCCATCTGGGGATGTGAACCTCTGGATTCCCAGAGCCCAGAAGGAGATCTGCAATGTAGGCCATGCCTCACAGAAATGGGTTGGTATCTGGAAGATTAGGTCAAGACTGACCAAAAATCCTATCTGGTCATCTATCCTGGCTAACTTAATGATATAA